One window of Thermocoleostomius sinensis A174 genomic DNA carries:
- a CDS encoding HU family DNA-binding protein, translated as MNKGELVDKVAEKANVTKKQADAVLTAAIDSIMEAVSQGDKVTLVGFGSFEPRERKAREGRNPKTGEAMEIPATKVPAFSAGKLFKEMVAPK; from the coding sequence ATGAACAAAGGTGAATTGGTGGATAAAGTTGCAGAGAAGGCAAACGTCACCAAGAAGCAAGCCGATGCCGTGTTAACGGCTGCGATCGATTCCATCATGGAAGCCGTTTCCCAGGGTGACAAAGTAACATTGGTTGGCTTTGGGTCATTTGAGCCACGAGAGCGCAAGGCTCGCGAAGGTCGCAATCCCAAAACTGGAGAAGCAATGGAAATTCCGGCAACTAAAGTTCCTGCTTTTTCTGCCGGTAAACTTTTTAAAGAGATGGTTGCTCCCAAGTAA
- the cobD gene encoding threonine-phosphate decarboxylase CobD produces MHDLSGSPAHGGNLTWAASLAGCSPFAILDFSASINPLGPPKSAIAAIHSALKALPHYPDPSYQTLRQAIAAEHNFADLGLDADWILPGNGCAELLTWAGRDLADLSATYLLTPAFGDYQRALNAFGATIVNCPLSLASPDLSLSPFFHRPVPAAGLLLNNPHNPSGCLFSVETIGQLLDHFKLVVIDEAFMDFLWPQQQQSLLGIIQDYPNVVILRSLTKFYSLPGLRLGFAVAHPDRLRQWQQWRDPWAVNVLAEAAAIAVLSDRPFQQQTWEWLEEARSQLFQGLAALPGLHPLPSTGNFLLVRSSYSVVSLQQQLLQQHQILIRDCHSFPELGDQYFRVAVRTHPDNQRLLHGLADIVSSYVL; encoded by the coding sequence GTGCACGATTTATCTGGAAGTCCAGCCCATGGGGGGAACTTGACCTGGGCAGCCTCGCTTGCAGGGTGTTCCCCTTTTGCCATTTTGGACTTTTCTGCTAGCATTAACCCTTTGGGCCCACCCAAGTCTGCGATCGCCGCGATCCACTCCGCTCTCAAGGCTCTGCCCCATTATCCCGATCCTAGTTACCAAACACTGCGACAGGCAATTGCGGCGGAGCACAATTTTGCTGACCTGGGACTAGACGCTGATTGGATTTTGCCGGGTAATGGCTGTGCAGAACTGCTGACTTGGGCTGGACGAGATTTGGCGGACCTGTCAGCTACTTACCTGCTCACGCCTGCATTCGGCGATTATCAACGTGCCCTCAACGCATTTGGAGCAACGATCGTTAACTGTCCGCTGTCGTTAGCTTCCCCTGATCTGTCCCTCTCCCCGTTTTTCCACCGTCCTGTCCCTGCTGCCGGGCTGCTGCTCAACAATCCCCATAACCCCAGCGGTTGCCTATTCTCAGTAGAAACGATCGGGCAACTGCTTGACCACTTTAAGCTAGTGGTGATTGACGAAGCGTTCATGGATTTTTTGTGGCCTCAGCAACAGCAATCATTGCTGGGCATAATTCAGGACTATCCCAATGTGGTGATCCTGCGATCGCTCACCAAATTCTATAGCTTGCCAGGGTTACGCTTGGGGTTTGCAGTGGCTCATCCCGATCGGTTACGGCAGTGGCAGCAGTGGCGTGATCCGTGGGCAGTGAATGTGCTGGCAGAAGCGGCCGCCATCGCGGTATTATCCGATCGCCCCTTTCAGCAGCAAACCTGGGAGTGGTTAGAGGAAGCTCGATCGCAGCTTTTTCAAGGATTGGCTGCGTTACCCGGGCTGCACCCGTTACCCAGCACAGGTAATTTTCTGCTAGTGCGATCTAGCTATTCGGTGGTTTCCCTGCAACAACAACTGCTGCAACAGCACCAAATTCTGATTCGAGACTGCCATAGTTTCCCGGAATTAGGCGATCAATATTTCCGCGTTGCGGTTCGTACACATCCAGACAATCAACGACTGCTGCATGGCTTGGCCGATATCGTGAGTTCTTATGTCCTTTGA
- a CDS encoding FAD-dependent oxidoreductase, producing MSFDYNLVILGGSLTARHAAVKASRWGARVALVEPDRLPAVEASAQHQAAVDLLRYLEYQVGNQSGGFADAHSATDQTWAALLNEMDRIRSIEITEAIDEGRGQLAAAGVDVIIGEGYFVPATRSKRTTSSASTINQPQHTSNAAPTFLVNGQLLRSPNYLLASAASQLSPSFGSLNAAHCRTLETLWQQPCPTRPSSLLIVGDDLRGIELAQLFNRLDCQVTLLIHQPRLLAAEDPEVVAWLQAQLEAEGVAIITHASITQSQQLGNQIWLQVGDRALEADALLLAQSQRLDFSSLHLEAIGVDWQPSGVSVNQTLQTTHPRVYACGDALGGYSLPHLADYEATIALKNILFGHQTTVDYRSIPWRLRTSPSLVRVGLTEPQAHRHCQANGEELVVLRSPLPGTGYFSRQPDTGVSKLILRTNGEILGAHILAANATDWMSPLALAMKHHLPLHAIDRSIASSIEFSDWLDALLDQWQAQRQPRWQQELWENWFAWRR from the coding sequence ATGTCCTTTGACTACAACCTTGTCATCCTGGGTGGCAGCCTCACCGCTCGTCATGCCGCCGTTAAAGCCAGTCGATGGGGAGCACGGGTGGCTCTGGTTGAACCCGATCGCCTGCCTGCCGTTGAAGCAAGCGCACAGCACCAAGCAGCAGTTGACCTATTGAGGTATTTGGAATACCAAGTCGGGAACCAGTCCGGTGGTTTCGCTGATGCCCATAGCGCGACCGATCAAACCTGGGCGGCTTTGTTAAATGAGATGGATCGAATTCGATCGATTGAGATTACTGAAGCGATCGATGAAGGACGGGGGCAGCTAGCGGCCGCAGGCGTGGATGTCATCATCGGCGAAGGCTACTTTGTGCCAGCGACCCGTTCCAAACGCACTACTTCCTCTGCATCCACTATCAATCAACCGCAACACACTTCAAACGCGGCTCCAACATTTCTAGTGAATGGGCAATTGCTTCGATCGCCCAATTATTTGCTAGCTTCAGCAGCTTCCCAGCTTTCACCTTCGTTTGGATCATTGAATGCTGCTCACTGCCGAACACTGGAGACACTATGGCAGCAACCCTGTCCCACCCGACCATCGAGCTTGCTGATAGTGGGTGATGATCTGCGCGGAATTGAACTCGCACAACTGTTCAATCGGTTGGATTGCCAAGTCACGCTTCTAATACATCAGCCACGGCTATTGGCTGCTGAAGATCCAGAAGTGGTGGCTTGGTTGCAAGCACAGCTAGAGGCAGAAGGTGTTGCTATTATCACGCACGCTTCTATTACTCAATCTCAACAATTGGGAAACCAAATTTGGCTACAGGTAGGCGATCGTGCCCTTGAAGCCGATGCCTTGCTGCTCGCGCAGTCCCAACGACTCGATTTCAGTTCTTTGCACCTGGAGGCGATCGGGGTTGACTGGCAGCCCAGCGGTGTTTCTGTGAATCAAACGTTGCAAACCACTCATCCCCGTGTCTATGCCTGTGGCGATGCCTTGGGGGGCTATTCCCTGCCGCATCTCGCAGATTATGAGGCAACAATCGCCTTGAAAAACATCTTGTTTGGACACCAAACCACAGTAGATTATCGCTCTATTCCCTGGCGTTTACGCACTAGCCCTTCTCTAGTGCGGGTGGGTTTAACCGAACCGCAGGCGCATCGCCATTGCCAAGCTAACGGCGAGGAGCTTGTGGTGTTACGATCGCCACTTCCAGGCACCGGGTATTTCTCCAGGCAACCAGACACGGGGGTAAGTAAGCTGATTTTGCGAACCAACGGCGAAATTCTTGGTGCACACATTCTAGCTGCTAATGCCACCGACTGGATGAGTCCCTTAGCACTGGCGATGAAGCACCACCTTCCCCTCCATGCCATCGATCGATCCATCGCCAGTTCGATCGAGTTTTCGGACTGGTTGGACGCCTTGCTTGACCAATGGCAAGCCCAACGTCAACCCCGATGGCAGCAAGAACTTTGGGAAAATTGGTTTGCTTGGCGACGTTAA